The DNA segment AGGAACAGGAAAATATATGGTGTGAAATAACCGTTCCAGAATTTTTGCTGCAGTTCCTTTACAGACACAAAGACTCTACGCCTATAACCAAAGCCAGGTAAGTATCCTGTTATCTTTTTCTTAAACTTATCATTGACCCGGAGTCAGCTTTCGGTGTTATAGTAAAAGCAAAGGTACAGAAAGCTTTAGGAGGTATCCATATGACAATTTCATGTTTGATATTTCAACCGATGCGCCACTAGTCCATAATCGAATGATAGGCATTTGCCATGAGCATAACATCCTGCAACACATAGGATAAAGCGGATAAGGATTTATCTGAATTCCCGACAGGATGAGGTGAAATGATGACATATCAGGATGATTATTATGACGATTATACAGACGACTTTGCTGCAGAGGATGCATCGATGCGGCAAGATGACACTGGAGTGGAAGCATGCTGCTGTGAACCCTACCCGAACGGATGCTGTCCGCCGGGACCAAGAGGGCCAAGAGGCTTTCGGGGGCCTGCCGGACCAACTGGACCAATGGGGCCTACGGGGCCAGGCGTTGGAGAAACCGGGCCAATCGGGCCAACGGGCGCGACAGGAAATACGGGAGCCGATGGAGCGACTGGGCCGACTGGGCCTCGCGGTGTTACCGGAGCAACAGGGGCTACCGGCGCATCCGGCATAACCGGCGCTACCGGGGCGACAGGCGCTGATGGGGCTACTGGGCCGACTGGGGCAACTGGCCCTGCTGGAAGCAATGGCCCACAGGGGCCAATCGGGCCGACAGGTGCTACTGGAGCACCAGGGGTTACAGGTGTAACCTTACAGTTCCGATGCGATTTTATGGGAAAACAATCAGATTCTAACCTACATACAATTTCGAAGTATGGAAAAATGACGGAAGTAAACCGAAATCTAAAAAGCAGTATCAAAGTCACACATTCTTATATGTAACACAAAAAACGTTCTATTTATTCAAATATATGAATAAGGTGGGATTGGAGGGATATCATGGCAAATAGAAAAAGCAAGCAGTATACAATTAAGCTTCATTTTGAGGATGCAAAGGAGGATTTTGGTAAGATATTGGAATATCATTTCTTATTATTGATCAAAAGCTTAAGAAATGAATAAGTATTAGTGTTGTATCTGTGTATGACTTAGTAAGTAGCTGCAGTAACGTCAGCAATATATACCTGAATAGAAACTTTACGATGGCATAAATATGGAAAGGGACGAATAGCATAGGATGTTGTGCTTTGATTAAACCTTTTTCCAGTCACTATAACGAAAATATTAGTAAGATAATTCCAAAAAGTCTTGCAAAATAATAGTTTTGTGACATAGAGTCCAAAAACTATTGACACTATGATAATTATGGGATAAGGTTAATATAAAAGTACAGGAGAATTTTAATATGGAAAAAATAGAACGAACACAGTATCTTGATAAGTTAATCGCCTTTAAGGATAAAAAAATTATGAAGGTTATTACTGGAATAAGAAGATGCGGCAAATCCACGATGATGGAGATGTATCAGGAATATTTGCTTAGCCATGGGGTTTTACAGGAACAGATTATCGCGATCAACTTAGAAGATTATGATTATTATGAGCTACGTGATCCCATGAAGTTACACGCATATATCAAGGAACGGCTTGTCGATGGAAAACAAACCTATATCTTTATCGATGAAATTCAGCAGTGTGAATCTTTCCCCAGGGTTGTGGACAGTTTATATATTAAAAAGGATACAGATCTTTATCTAACAGGATCAAATGCCTATATGCTTTCCAGCGAGCTTGCAACTTTGCTTTCTGGACGCTATGTAGAAATAGCAATGCTGCCTCTATCCTTTTATGAGTACGTTAAGGCAACGAAAAATGAAGCTAATCTTGCACTGGCATATCGTGAATATCTTGAAACCAGTTCTTTTCCATATGTATTAGAGTTAAGAGGACAACCAAAAGAAATCAGGGATTATCTGGACAGTATCTATAATACAATCGTTGTAAAGGATATATCAAAGAGAAAAAAAATAGTAGATTCCATGATGCTGGAGAGTATCGCAAGATTTGTATTTGATAACATTGGCAGTCAGATGTCTACCAAAAAAATAGCAGATACGATGACCTCGAATGGCAGAAAAATTGATGTAAAAACAGTAGAACGCTATGTACATGGGCTTGTGGAAAGCTTTATTATCTATCAGGCAAAGCGTTATAATATCAAAGGAAAGCAATATCTGAAGACTTTGGATAAATATTATGTAGCGGACATTGGAATGCGAAATATGCTGCTCGGGACGCGTGCTGCAGATGTAGGTCATGTACTTGAAAATGTGATTTATCTGGAATTGATACGTAGAGGATATGATGTATACGTTGGGAAAATTGATGATTTAGAAATTGATTTTGTCGCTATGGAGCAAAAATCTATTCTTTATGTACAGGTTGCAGCTACTGTAAGAGATGAAAAAACATTAACAAGAGAGCTTGCATCCTTACAAAAAATAAAGGATCATTATCCAAAGCTGCTGCTCACCTTAGACGAAGATCCTGAAGCAGATTATGATGGAATTCGTCGTTTGAATGCCTTGGACTGGCTCATGGATACAACACGATAGCTTTGTAACAATACTAAGACCTTATAGGATGATAGGGTCTTTTTTTATAGACTGATGAATAGATTGGAA comes from the Erysipelotrichaceae bacterium 66202529 genome and includes:
- a CDS encoding AAA family ATPase, whose product is MEKIERTQYLDKLIAFKDKKIMKVITGIRRCGKSTMMEMYQEYLLSHGVLQEQIIAINLEDYDYYELRDPMKLHAYIKERLVDGKQTYIFIDEIQQCESFPRVVDSLYIKKDTDLYLTGSNAYMLSSELATLLSGRYVEIAMLPLSFYEYVKATKNEANLALAYREYLETSSFPYVLELRGQPKEIRDYLDSIYNTIVVKDISKRKKIVDSMMLESIARFVFDNIGSQMSTKKIADTMTSNGRKIDVKTVERYVHGLVESFIIYQAKRYNIKGKQYLKTLDKYYVADIGMRNMLLGTRAADVGHVLENVIYLELIRRGYDVYVGKIDDLEIDFVAMEQKSILYVQVAATVRDEKTLTRELASLQKIKDHYPKLLLTLDEDPEADYDGIRRLNALDWLMDTTR